TTTTGGACTCATTGACATTATaacacaaaaacagaaaataagttaaaaaaaaaaagagtaactaattttaaaatcaaaactaataaaagatgGGAATTAAAtactgaaataaaaataaaataaagagagaaaagggtccgactcggaataaaaaatgaggcacttcaaagtaacctctttgtcgaaatttcgtctgaaacgacgaaaattcccgactttaaaaatacgaataaaatgggtaaggatagagaaaagtggtcaaaatttggggtatgacaataataataataatcattttcctaataaaaataaaaaatgtacgctacaaaaaaaattcatctcaCTACCAAAAAATCCAAAACCTAATGAACGTTCCCTTTCTCCTTCTCAACCATCGTCGTTCCCGCTTCGTCATCACCGTTCCACTTTGTCAGCGTTGTCTCTATTCTCAATCTTCGTCGTTCTCACTCTTTCCGTCGCCGCCGTTTAAAACTGAAAATGGTGAATCACGAAGTAATGATTCTTGGTTCAAGTTCAATGACGAAATTGAGGTATGTCTTTCTCATATTTGTTGCTGTTTTGTTGACCATATGGAATTATTCAGCATCTGGGTTCATGTTTATGTTGCTATTCTGTTGTTGTAGTGTTTTTATTACTGCtctgttgttgtagttgttgttatgttgttgtaaATTGATGGGATTCTTTAGTTGTCATTCTTTAGGAGTCTCTATTgggttttgaaaataaaacaaaacaaagatacCACTTCAATTCCACTTACGACAATACCGACAACACAATGAGAAATTGTATTGGGTTTGACACAGTGGCACaaaaaatcgtttttttttaagtggTGGAATTAAATTATGTGTTTTGTTCCATTATGGGGAGCTTTTTTATTGCTTGTCGTGGCCCTTGTTTTCTATTGCAATCCTTGTTTTTTATGGGGAGTTTTTTATTGTTTGCTGCAATCATTGTTTTTTATGGGGTGTTTGTATTGCGTGTTGTGGTCCAAAATGACGATTATGGGAATATTTATTGTCTTTTAGGGCTTGTGAAGGTAGACAAATGATGATGAGTTGGACAAAGAAGAcatggatgaagaagatgatgattatattgcaAGTGAAGAGGAAGACGGCGATGATAGTTACTTTGATGATAGTGGAGTGGATGAGTGTGTTGATTTGAGTGTTATTTTTTCACCTAAAACATTTTGCTTGGTTACTAATAATGTAGATGCCAAATCATTGGATACTCCTACAACTGCAGCTGATTTTCAAGATGAGCACTATGAAGATTCCGATGATTTACATACTCAACCAGAGAGTGAAGATGAAGAGCTTGGTAAAAACTATCCAATTTTTAAGATGGGTGATGGGAATGCCCGTGTTAAGCTTGAAAAGGGTTTGAAGTTCAACAATAAAAAGCAAGCAAAGGATGCAATTGAAGAGTATGCATTGGAGACTAGGAAAAATCTGCGCctcaagaaaaatgaaaaagaatactTGGTTGTAAAGTGTATGCCTGATTGCCCTTTTCATTTGAGGATGAGTAAGAGGAGTGCAAATGATTTTTGGCAGGttgtgtaacagcccgatttttagctagttttatttaattacttttattgtgtgatTGTATGcgattaattgtgcttgtgtgtatttaattgtcattgggtgcatttaaatggattaccgtattagaaaggtattttggtcatttgacgggtaagggtaaaatggtaattttggtgagaattattttattaattggtgaggacccttattttactagGTTACTattgtagtgattagtttttaccgttagtgaccgttgattatattttaccgtcgttagtaattaccgttgagtgtatagaaacttttgaattgtgttagaatgggttaggcccattatattttgagttaagcccattaagggggataacactagggttgtcttAGAATTGTATTCATTCTctacaaaacattttcatagagagaaggagaggtagagagaaaagaggtgaagagaagagcaagagggTTGAAGGGAAGCTTTAGGAATCAAGtggggtgacctaggagctgaattgaagcaagggttagagataatcaacttcaaaggtaagggggttagtgatTATTATAATCatgtaattttgcattttctcatgttgtatgaaaatgggtcgatgaacaattcatgctaGATTCGTGCTCTTactgtgatgttatgtttgtatgcatgaattgatgataattgtatgattgttggtgaaattacatgttcaaatatgtaaaaatgataagttgtgaaaatggtgctcaattggtgaattttgctaagttattgttaatttgagatttgattcttgctcaattgatgttatggttgttaattgatgttttagtttgtcataccccaaattttgaccacttttttctgttttttaccCATTCTAGTTCGTAGTGTAAAGCCAAGAATTTTCGttgtttcagacgaaatttcggcggggaggtattttaaaatacctcatatttggttccgaatcgggcccttttctctcaattctcatttttatttagtttccatcttttattaactttaaattcattttttaacctttaatttattttatttttaatgtcaaaATTTTGTCCGATAAGAAACAGGCTGAAACAGCTCATTCACAGCTAAGAAACAGGCTGTTATGTTCCTCTCCAAACAACAGAAATTCAGTTCTATAAATATAACCACCTGCACACAGACAAAGGGGGCccaacaaacaaaagaaacattcCACGGCCAGAACACAAGaacaattttcattctttttcaaACCCACAAATCAAAATCACCAACCTCAAATTCCATCAACCCTCAACCCAAACCGTTTCACAACCAGCCGTCAAACACCATCATAAAACATAACCCTAGCACCACAAACCAACACAATCAAATTCGCACAAACCTCAAACCGTCACCATCTTTCAAGTTCAAAAACAGATCCGGACTTTTTGTAGGTTTGTTtcaaaaaagagtttttttcgaaaataaaagtttagatcTATGcttttgtgttgttgttttgaaaattttgagttgTTATTTGAAAAGAGGAgtaaaaaggatgtttaaaaatgtaaaaagtttGTGAATCGGAGTGGTTTTGAACTCAGGCGCGgtggtgccaccaccggccaccgcgccggagtcaCCTCCAACCACCATCTctccaccggagaagatgaagaataaagagagagaagagagcgTGTGGCTctcaaagagaagaagagagaggaaaaacaatgaaaagtgACAAGGTTGTGACCCACAACCTTTATATACATGTTCACTGGATCAACCCATGAACCGACCCGGTTCAGTTTTCTTAAGCCCAATTCTCTTTTCTCCTTCTCGCaccccctttattttcttgcttCCCCCCAGCATCtaatttttattcctttttcatgcattttaattctctttctatcttaatccagagtgctctggtcctatattaactgttaatattatatttatgtttaatttaattattctccagaataatctggtccttgttaattacattaatccagagtgctctggtccttgttaattaaattaatccagagtgctctggtcttatattaactgttaatattatatttttgtttaatttaatcattcttcagagtgctctggtcctatgtttttattttttattgctctGTTAGTCTAATTTTCATCTACTAtgccaaaacaacaaaaacattcaaatatcaaaaatcacaaaaacatttttataataaaccttgattctcaaatcaagtggtcgttccttttattttcttttttaatcaaatcttaatcaattttaattctacTTTGAGTCTATTATCTTTcgatataaaaaacacaaacaaattctcatttgccgcttggctttttattttaaaacctctttcaaaactaattaaaaaatacaaaaaccaatcaaacgtcaatttctaccccgaactacgaggttttgatccctcacgggtacgtaggcagaggaccttgtccttccaaatcaactaaaaaaacaattttcttttttctcttcaataaaaatcaattttccgTTCCTTTTCAACTCAccatccaattttatttttatctcttcaaataagcaaagcaatttagcacaagataaattaggtaagaggttcctacggagtaccgtagacgcttagggtgctaacaccttcccttcgcgtaaccaacccccgaatccaaagtcttgagggtttttactcatttttcccttcccacgaataaaaatcgagagttcaaagattgacgattcaaatcaattaatggtttgatatccgaaaatcacgagcacatagttgatgaatcattgcttgggtatgcatattcatgaattgattatgagaatttgaattgttgttggtgttttttgtaaatgggttgatttggtgaattggctaaaagtgagattgattttcatgttcaatgtgTTTTTGAGTATCCTTGTGAGTTATATGACCTATAAACattctttggaaacatgtttaggcattgggagatcaaaattgggagttttgggtgaaaaatgggtgaaACCCGTAACTTTTGTTATGCAGAATtttgaatggtcgcttaagcgacgctAGTTGCTGTCTGATGAatgcacgcttaagcgtgctgTAAGCGAGATGGTAAGCGTGCAGTCACAGTAGCTACTAGAAGTtggacgcttaagcgtgctggtggacgcttaagcgtgcagAACTTTTTCCAACACTTTTAAAACTTTGTTCCGAGCTTCCGAGGGCCAATCCGAACTTCTTAAAACAGTTCTTTTAACTTATATAATCACTGTTTGTACAATTAATCCTACTGGAACACTTCCTTGGACAAGAATTGAACTTGGTTTATGTAATTGAATTTCCACTTTGAAAATTGTCAAGAACGTTGATTGTTccgaaatttgaaattcaaggAAATGGAATGGGAGTAAAGTAGTGTAGTGATTGTAtgataaatgaaaatgattgagattggtttccttgagttttatttggttttggttttgaaaatggaagattcttgtaaaatgttaaagagagacgaacattgatgaaaatatccTTTTAAGCCAATCACCTTATAAATCTTTCATATTTAGTTTTGTATGACTATATGGAAGTATTTGATGGTTAGTTGAGTATTGAATGTGATGTTTATCTTAAGGTGATGTATTTTCCTCTTGACTTGAAAAGTAGGCAAATCAtgtatttgatgtgaaattatgtgaaggtgatgatattggtgaatccatatatattgtttattatgatatggtgggtgaatatatatgttgttgtgaatgtgttgatggtttaagaaatattttgggcggAGTTGAATCGGAGAAAACGGGTATTGAGCTAAATGTGGTTTTGTCTTAGGTTTTCTCATACAaacttaagctatcctttgaactaatttctaatagtttgtaagtggcttatgttcttgactacatgattgattaagattgaattgtaggatttcaaacttaaataagttgtctagctttaaaaattgtcaatgttggccgtttgccacatgttttggatttttgttggaaatgtttcttaagcaaattgtcttgtgagttattgagattattcttgtatgactaagtgaagttgtatgaatgaatgattgtattgaatatgatgtttatcatgagatgtgtatgctatcttacttagaatgtaaggaacgcttgaatggtgaaactatatgtgatagttgatgttgaatggttatatgttggatatgatatttgtcacgagatgttgtatgttctttTACTTGggatatgagaattgtttggagtggtgaaactatatgatatagttgatgttgaatgacattgttgattattgataatcatgttgatgtgtgatggtgaatactatgatttatttgtgtgggcatgttttcttgataatgcaatgttgtggagataatcaatataattgggtgtcgtcctatatattgagttgagattgtgaattgttgtcgcattatcgagttcttaccatgtccatgcatcatagtcgttgttgctgtaaaagggatgactcttttacttcgagattattgtaaggcagaggtgagccttacatgcgatgttgacttgtccatcggaggtgacgaccttgttgagatttggtaccacatgcatttatgtgtccataagtgcatatcatagcatgagtcttatgtgaagtatgtgattggtgatgaattgagatgaatgattattgatgatgtttgtgattgacgattgtgaatgaatatttgtgaattgataattgttcatgaaatatgattaatgattgtgcatgacttatgattggtgattgttcatgatgtatatgatcggtgattgttcatgatgtatatgatcggtgattgtgtatgaataactgtgaattgatatttatttatgatacaagtaattggtgattgttcatgaaatgtgatcaatgattattcatgataaatgtgattggtgattgtgattgaataattgtaaattgataattgttcatatgattgatgaatattgatgCGAGATATcggggtttgatgtaagtattgatgtgggaatattattattgatcaagtgaatgatgtttaaattgaaatattcatgttatctgttatttggattatgataatgtaatacttacccacactggatctgttatggaccgcctgcctatctgtatggatgggtagacgttgtgcaggattagatgcttggtgagttcttgtgcttggtggatatctggagctttctccgatatcggtgtttagatgtttagtcggctctgatctagacTTAGTTGTGtcagtctagattatcttttactttggtttttgttatgtttggagattacccgtttgttgagatttttgagatgcatctatgttgatgtaatttatttattcttaacatgtatatttgaatttactctggtttatattccgctgcgactgttgaggtttatatacatgtttattggtttttgaattttgaatgtggcgtagcctctatttcttgaataaatgtattattcgcatgtttaattgctttaatagaagtagggtgttacaGGTTGTAAGCTTCAATGATGATCATACGTGCCGTTAGACACCTAGAAATAGAAACAGACAAGCCAAGCCAAATTTGCTTGCTAAATTTTTTTTGAGTACACTCCGACATTCTCCTGAAATGAAAGTGAAAGCGTTGAAGAGGTTGGCTGCTGAGCAATGGAGTGTGAAGTTGTCACATGATCAAGTATATAGAGCCAAGTTAAGGGCACTAGAAATCATTCAAGGAGCCGGTCGTGACCAATTCTTATATCTAAGGGTGAGAAGGTCCAATCCCAATAGTACTGTTATTATTAAGTGTGATATGGATGATGTGGGTCCTATTTTCCAGAAACAAAAGATTCATGGGAGTGGTTTCTGAATCTATTACTTGAAGATCTACAAACTATACAACACAAACAATATGCATTCATCTCAAATGAGCTGAAGGTGTATAACTTACATGTGTCattgttaatattttaatatgcataatgttctctatttttttgtaatatttgttTACCATTGGTAATTATCTTAGGGTTTGGTTCCGGCAATTCAAAACCTTGGTAGTCATGTAGAGCATAGGCTATGTGTGAAGCAACTTTATGctaattttaagaaaagatatCCTGGATTGGATTTAAAGGAAGTGTTTTGGATGGCAGCAAGGGCTACAACTGTTCCAGCATGGGAGAGAGCAatgaattgaatgaaattaattaacgACAAAGCTTGGGAATACATGAATAAGAATTGGGCACCTGCAATGTGGACTAGATCTCATTTCAAGATGGATACACAATCAAACTTACAAGTTAACAACATGTGTGTGAGGCATTTAACCGGGCAATATTGGAGTATAGAGATAAACACATCATCACTCTTTTAAAgaatagttttttaatttagaatgtTTTGATGAAAGTGCAAAATTAGTTTTACACTATCATCTAATAAGGCAActctatttggtaaaaaaaaaaaattatagataattgaaaagttaattttataattaatggGTTTATAGGGAATAATTTAAAAGCTACATTACTAACGATCACTTAATTGTTTTTCGTAAATTATTGCTACTAAAAAAATCCGATGTTTTGCTCTCTTAAGATTAAGGTTTCATTTCTTCCTTATTGAATCACCTTCTTGCGGAGATCCGATCATATTCCTTCTGAGTGTTTGTGCTTATATGGTTTTTAGATAAACTTAGATGTTTCCAACCATGCCTATATATGCAGACCCCAATGGATAGTTTTTTCATTCTCATAAAAACCTAATCATGTTTGCTTTCTTTTCCATGATCTTACTGCTTTAATAACATTTCTATTCATGCTTGCCTTTTCATCATCGTTACCATGTTTGTTTCTAAACTCAACCTTGAAGGCTTAACCTTGACAGATGAAGGCTTAACCATAAACCTTGATTTCATTTCTACTGATACCTAAATCCTTGACCATTGTCTTATTGGCCGGTTGTTGTCTAAGAAAGAGGTCATGTTTTTGTACTCAAGGGGCTGATGTAGTCGACTTTCTGTTTCAATTCCACCATCGTCTTGATGATGCAAAAGTTATCAATGGAGGACCTTGGGTTTATGATAACTTTAACATGGTGATTGAAATGTACTGCACTGCACATGACGTGGTTTCGACGAGTGTGAATTTGAACACATGGATATGGTTCAGGTTCATCAGTCATCGTTTGGTCTCATTCAATCTAGAGTAGGAAACAGTATTGGGAAGTTTCTTGGATAACTTAAAGAATTTGATGCTCGAAATATTGTGCATAGCTCCTCTATGCGGCTGAAGGTTCGTATAGATGTTGCGACGCCCTTGAGACAAGAATGGCATGTGCATGATGGAACCTATGTTAATATATGGTTCAAATACGAGAAAAGTTAGGTGTGTTTTTTTGAATTCTGCTCTCCACCCAGCATATTTTGCTCGCTCCCTGCGGCCGTTCCAAATTTACccttgcgctagttaactaacgcaagtgaAAAACtatgcgttagttaactaacgctgcACAAGTTAAGATGCATAGTGTTAACACTGACCGACCTATAAGTGTCCTAACCCATAATAACATATCTAAGAGGTCTAGTGAAATTCCTAAATTGTCGTCTTCTTCCATGTCTTCTGTCCATTCAAGATCTTCAATTTTACCAATTCAAGCTTGAATTGGAATTTGGACTTTAAACGGTTTCAAATTAACGGTTGGTTTGACATCGCCGAAACCTTCACTGGAAGCTTCATTTTTGGCCGGTTTCGGTTCAACGTCATCATCCGCGACATTGTCAACCATCTCACTATATAtctattgaataaaatttttttacaaaggaagaataaataaattacttgtggAACAAGCTAACCAAGAACAAAAGTGGCGCAAAAAATTCAGAAACATGATTGTGCAcagtagcgtgacttaagtcacgcacccTTTACCACTTGCGCAAGTTAACTTGCGCACCTAGCCCTATTGCCTACCGAAACCAGACGAACCAAGCACAAAAACCAGCAAAATGagatgagttttgatgatataATACCTGATATTTGGTGCTTGATGAGCGTAGAAACTTGCTTTCTGACGATTTGCAATGATTTGGGATGAGGATATTGACCTAAAAAATTGCACTTTTTGGGTTTTTGAAGGTGGAGGGAAAGAAAATGGTGCTTGGAGTTTGGACTAATGGGTTTTGTACGAAAACAGTAACACTGCGTCACTTAACATGGGATGCGTGAGTTAAGTTACGCAGCTTTATTTAAGGTGCACAAGGGTAAATTTGGAACTGCTGCATggcgcgagcaaaatgtgcAGGGTGGAGAGCaggattttgttttttattttattttatatgtgtgGTGTTTTGGGCCATACAGATAAACGTTGTGCATAACTGTATGAAATGGAGGAAGATGATGGCTCGAGAGGATGGGGAGAGATGTTGCATCCACTTTCTGGGCGTATGGAACAGTTGCGACTATTATGTGATTGTAGGACCATATTAATTCAATGAGACCAAGGGAAATGACATTGAATGACGTCGGACAGAATATTGCAAGTAACGTAAATTCTGTTACTATGTCCTCCTCAATTGTTTCGTTGGACGAATGTATCACTGTTGTTCAACAAGAAATCAACGATATCAAGTCACGTGTTTGCACTGCTTGATGAACGAAATTGGCAAGTGCACCAAAATCGTAACACATAATAAAGTAGTTAGTTTATCGTTCTCCATAGGGATTATCGTTCAACTTAAAAAGAGATTAAGGACAGCTTATAGATTTTCTAAAAAGTTATCCTTAGATGACGAGGCTGCTAAAGCACCTGCAATACTTACTATTTAATTGAGAAGTTTACACGTGTCAGGATCTGCAACCTACAAATATTTTGGATTAGTTTTGAACCATATGTAGACACTTTCTTTGGTTTCTTTTGAGGTATCAACACGGGGCCACCACTTAACAAAAGCTTGTTTTTGTAGCATTGGTAAAACATTTGGTTTGAGCTTAGCCCATATTTGTATTGCCATGAAAATATCCATGTTAAAGAGAATTTGGCGAAGAAGTTTAGTTCAATTGGAAGATTGTCAAGATCTTTCTTGAACCTTTTATTAAAAACTTGAAATTCTTCTTGTACTTCGGAAGGAAATATTCGATGAATTGGTCCAAAGTAGTCCCGCCAAGGAACCAATTTTGGTGGCTTTATTTTGTTTCCAGAAGATATGTGTCCAAGCTCGGACAAAATCCCAATAATTGTAGCTGATGGGATCAAAGacctgataatttttttttttttttttggattttgccCAAACGATGTGGGTGTGAGAATTTAGATAATTGAGTGTGTAATGTTTGACGCATCTTTATAATGTTTGATGGAAATTGAGTCTGAATCTACCAGGATAAATTCATTAAATTGTTGTGTTTTAGACGCTAATGGTTGGTGAAGGAATCCTGGTGGTAAAATCTTTAAATAGACCTTGTTTGGGTTTTATCCCAAAATTCAGGTTTCATTTGGATAACGGGTAGGAACTTGGACTTTGGAGTATACTGAAACTAGGTAGTTTGGTTGGTATTGAATTGTGTTTGGCTAGTTCCTTCTTGAATTTGATTAGTTTGGGTTTTTGGATTGAGCTGCAAGgctttattttttaggtttttgacGATGAGGTCTAAGGACACttgttcctcttcttcatcagcAACATCTACCTAAGTCTTGTTGGGGAGAGTAACTAAACCTTGTTCTTGAAAGGCTAAAAGAGTTTGGATTGGGATAACATAGTCTgctctagattttttttatgttccaATGAATGTTTTTTCAAAGGGGATTTGATTTTGGGCAGATGACCTGATTGAGGGATTTTGGGTTAATGCCCCAATAGATTGGTTTTGGGTGGATGATCCCGATTGTCTTGTTTGTCTTGCTGTTAGTTCTACCATGACTAAATTTGTTGAAGTCATACCTCCTAGAAAGGAGGTGGATCTAGCCGCTTTTGGCATCCTACTTTTTACTCTGTAAGTTTTCGCGAGTGAGACAGCTAAGGAGATCATTATCTGAACCTTTGAgatattcaatttcaaaataaaaaaattcttaaaattgcTTGccatctggaaaaaaaaatctttgaagcTAGATTTTTAACTTCCTTTAGTAAAATATCTTTTGCTGACTTACAACTAAAAACTTTTGGTTAAGTAAATCagattgaaattttgaa
Above is a genomic segment from Medicago truncatula cultivar Jemalong A17 chromosome 5, MtrunA17r5.0-ANR, whole genome shotgun sequence containing:
- the LOC112421747 gene encoding uncharacterized protein, which codes for MDEEDDDYIASEEEDGDDSYFDDSGVDECVDLSVIFSPKTFCLVTNNVDAKSLDTPTTAADFQDEHYEDSDDLHTQPESEDEELGKNYPIFKMGDGNARVKLEKGLKFNNKKQAKDAIEEYALETRKNLRLKKNEKEYLVVKCMPDCPFHLRMSKRSANDFWQVVSFNDDHTCR